The Urbifossiella limnaea genome has a window encoding:
- a CDS encoding integron integrase yields MLERPLDWLGDVVRAQRPRRLPVVLSRSEVQRVLGTLTGTPRLIALLLYGGGLRVSECLNLRVHDVDFDRHELLVRHGKGGKDRRTILPRAAADLLRAHLDRVRPLAEADRAAGVPGVCLPDAIARKYPNAGTDWGWQWVFPSARLSTDPRTGVCRRHHAHPSAVNRSVVAAARAAGVTKHATAHTFRHAFATHLLEDGQDIRTVQELLGHADVSTTMIYTHALNTGGLGVTSPADRLLGSPADDRA; encoded by the coding sequence GTGCTGGAGCGGCCGCTCGACTGGCTCGGCGACGTCGTGCGGGCGCAGCGGCCGCGGCGGCTCCCGGTGGTGTTGAGTCGGTCGGAGGTGCAGCGCGTCCTCGGCACCCTGACCGGGACGCCCCGGCTCATCGCCCTGCTGCTGTACGGCGGCGGGTTGCGGGTGAGCGAGTGCCTGAACCTGCGGGTCCACGACGTGGACTTCGACCGCCACGAACTCCTGGTCCGGCACGGGAAGGGCGGGAAGGACCGGCGGACGATCCTGCCGCGGGCCGCGGCCGACCTGTTGCGCGCCCACCTGGACCGGGTGCGGCCGCTGGCCGAGGCGGACCGGGCGGCCGGGGTGCCGGGCGTGTGCCTCCCGGACGCGATCGCGCGGAAGTACCCGAACGCGGGGACGGACTGGGGGTGGCAGTGGGTGTTCCCGTCGGCGAGGCTGTCCACCGACCCGCGGACGGGGGTTTGCCGTCGGCACCACGCGCACCCGAGTGCGGTGAACCGGAGCGTGGTGGCCGCGGCGCGGGCGGCGGGGGTGACGAAGCACGCGACCGCGCACACCTTCCGGCACGCCTTCGCCACGCACCTGTTGGAGGACGGCCAGGACATCCGCACGGTGCAGGAGCTGTTGGGCCACGCGGACGTCTCGACGACCATGATCTACACCCACGCCCTCAACACGGGTGGCCTCGGGGTGACGAGTCCGGCGGACCGGCTGCTTGGCAGTCCGGCGGACGACCGCGCATAA
- a CDS encoding phage integrase N-terminal SAM-like domain-containing protein, whose amino-acid sequence MSPSAPPPKLLDRLRGACRVRRYSLRTEDAYHDWVRRFVLFHGKRHPETMGEREVNAFLTHLAVEGRVAASTQNQALAALLFLYTSTCWSGRSTGSATSCGRSGRGGSRWC is encoded by the coding sequence GTGTCGCCGTCCGCCCCGCCGCCGAAGCTCCTCGACCGCCTCCGAGGCGCCTGCCGGGTGCGGCGGTACAGCCTCCGCACGGAGGACGCGTACCACGACTGGGTGCGGCGGTTCGTCCTGTTCCACGGGAAGCGGCACCCGGAGACGATGGGCGAGCGGGAGGTGAACGCCTTCCTGACGCACCTGGCGGTCGAGGGGCGGGTGGCCGCGAGCACGCAGAACCAGGCCCTGGCGGCGCTGCTCTTCCTGTACACCAGTACGTGCTGGAGCGGCCGCTCGACTGGCTCGGCGACGTCGTGCGGGCGCAGCGGCCGCGGCGGCTCCCGGTGGTGTTGA